The Centroberyx gerrardi isolate f3 chromosome 13, fCenGer3.hap1.cur.20231027, whole genome shotgun sequence genome contains the following window.
TATACAGTAGGTCAATGGATTACTGTTCGCTGCTGCTGCACCAGCTAAACAAAGGAAGCTTTGTTCTCGATGCCATTTCagaggcaggtgaaaatgtcccATAGCTGAACAATACGGTGTGGAAATTTCCCAGCAGATACAAATCTATTTCAGTAAAACATTAGGTTAAAACACTTTCCCCTGCGGCATGGACAATTAGATCACCATAAAATTAAACTACCATTTCTAGTCTTTGAGAccatcagatttatttttaagGCCTGTATTTACATGTAAGAATTTGTATGAATTTTTCCAGATGGACTTACAAAAGAACAAAGATTACAATATGGTGGCTTCACAAATGAGAAATTGAATCAAACACACTGTTTAGCCCCATCAATGAacatagttgttgttttttcccccaaaacttTAAAGATCTGCCATatcaaatgtaaatataaaggtATACCATAATTGAGTTGCTCTAAAGTAATGTGAATTtgtcattcattgtctttacccgactattcctattcagggtcacagggggctggcgcctatcccagcatgcattgggtggaaagTAGGAGACACCCTGaacaggtcgccagtccatcacagggttaacacagactcagacagtcactcactcacagtcaCTGATgtctatgggcaatttagagtctccagtccacctgacttgcatgtctctGGACAGTAGAAAACCAGAGCAgccggaggaaacccacgcaaacacggGGAGGACATGCAAACTCCATGCAGGAAGGGCTGGAAATCAAACCCAGGACCTCCCAGCTGTGAGGCGACGCTGCTAAACACTGAGCCGCCCTTCTGCCCTCATGTGAATTCACCACTTGCAAATGAAAAGTTGTAAACTTTTTCCACTTGGCCATCACCGCGGCCACCAAAGCAGTATTATGCAAAACTAACACATGATCAAACATGTGTCCCAATTAACGCAGTGTTTAAAGCATATCATGCAAATTCAggctctgtctgtgtctatacAGGGGTTGTTTAGTTTCTTATTTTAGAACATACAGAGAGAACATGCTGCACTGTTTTATTTACCACATCATTGTATTGAAACCCTCATGGGAGTCACACAGCATACAACAGAGGCTTACTCTGATGGTTGGTGGCGATGATGCTGATGTTAAAGGGTGATGGTGACCCAGTCTAAAAGTTTCATTTTCTTAACACCAACAATAACAGGCTCATATCCTGTACCCAGTGCTCTAAATTTGAGCGGTGATACTGGTTTTATCCGGCTGATGATGTAAATCTCATCGGAAGGTGACTTGTGTTCTCCTGCACTGTTCTGTCTTGGTTTACGCTACTTCCTCAGCAATGTCCTAAATAATGAAGTGAGTAAACTAGGCCTACACAAAATGTTCATGTTAACAGGTGATATGGCCTCACACGCAGCTTTAAAGTCTTATTTCTCCATAAAAGTGGCTGAGATAAATCCAGTTGTTTCCAGTGCgaattcacttgtttcaggaattgtctagagcagtggttctcaacgtggggtccggggaccaccaggggtccttgagggagtttcagggggtctccagcaaactgatgaattgttaaacttcagcattatttaattcacaagaagttaacactatagagaatgtagaagaatgactgttttggtcatagtttctctgttatctctctacctaccatacagatagtcatggaattctggacaaaatcatatctaacaataaagatattctcagatttgggtttgagagatgAAATCTcaccaaatgggggtccgtgggcCTAATggggactaaattagggtccttgatatgaaaaaggttgagaatcactggtatcaagagaaattatctcactgcattTGGCACTTGTTTGGTGAAAGATAATATTTCAgattgttaagatggatgttgtTTGCCATGTAAGAGCAATATCTGAAACATCGTAAAACAATTTGATCCATATCTTGCCTCATCCAAGTATCGTTAAAGTCTATCTTGCTCTCCAGGTTACAGGAAGCTCACAGTCTTACAGTACACCTGCTGAACTACCTCCTGTCATGCGTCTGACATCATTCGCCTGAATATGACACTTGCGACACTGAAGTTTGAACTCTATCTCGACTACCTATCTGCGTTCGGGTTATGTGAAGTGTGTCGGCGCTCCCGTCCGGGACGAGTTCCTGTTCAACACGTCACGTTCACATTCCACCACACTGaggtttattatttttatcactGTGACATTCTATTAAAAGAACAATCCTGAAGGGCGTACAGTAAAGCCTTCTTAAACATGTCTTATCAAAGACCGCTTTCTGGCAgcttttgaatgtttttggaAAAGTGCCAGAAAAAATAAAGGAAGTAAATGTCGCCCTACAGCTTCATGCACAGAGTAGAGTGTCAAGTGTCATTGCCTAAAAGTTGAAATGAGGTGGCTCTATACCTTTAACATTGTATTTTGCAACTTTCCAAtttattttctgatattttctTTACCTATTGAACAGGTGAGCTTGTGGCCAGAACACGAGAGAAAATAAAACCTCATCTGTGTGTGAATTAAACTGTTGCCAAGGTATGCTGAGCATTTCTCTGCAATTTCCTCCTTTTAAACCGCTGGATTGTGAATAAAGACAATAGGAATTTCAACCACAGTTTCTTCATCTGATGCAAAATAAAACTCCCTGCCAGACAGCTATAATCAAGAAAACGCCTTTCACTATCACTCGGTTTGTGCGGTACCGCTGGCAAAGAGGGTTTGTGTCCTTTCCTGCTACCAGAATGAAGCTTTACCAGTTtgaaatacacatacatgcatgtgtttgttgtaTTATGTCTTATGAGAATTTCAAAGATTATCAAGGAAAGCCTCTTTAAATTACAAATTATAATGTTTAAGAGGTGGTATGTGACTGTATGTGAAGTGGCAATACCTTCAGGGAGAGTTTAGAAAGTGGAGCTCATCATTTTTTACTTCATAAACATGTATTGACAATGTGACACTGATTTAAATGAACTTTTTAAATACGTTGTAGATCAATATTCTGTTGATTTCATGAAGCTGTGGTTCTTCTAAAAGCTGTGGTTCTTCTGGAccagaaattgagagagagacgaTAAAATGCATAGAGACAGAATGAACCTATAAGGACAAGGTCATGACCAGTAGACCTGACACTTCCAGACTTAGGCGATTCATAATAGCACAAACGCAGATGGTTAAATCAGCCGGACCCAAATGACGTGCAAACCGACTGATTTTCACAACCCTATGTAATGCATTTAACTGTGGAGAATGTGATGGTGGGGTGGTGACACACAGTCATGTTTTGTTGCTATAATTAAACAATAAGCAAGGGCATAAGGTCTGACGCACTTAGCATTCATGTGGCTCCTTCTATTTATGTAACAAACAGGCTTGTAAACACAGGTTAAAGATAGAGAAGACACGAGTTAAGAAATGCGTGGAATTGTAGCTCAGGGTGAAGCTTGTCTCGTCATCACTGGTGGATGGCAGACTGCACCGGGGCTTTGACCCTGATCGGcaacaacagccaatcaggatgtaGGCGGTGAGGCCATGTGGTTGGCCGGTTTTGCAGCTACCTTATCAGCAGGGAAGCAGTCTCCTGAAGCACaaggaaacacaaggaaacttCCTCCAAGGACGCACCAGAGCAGCATCACGCATAAATAACACAGTGGCAGAAATCTAAGAATGAATATGTTCTGTAAAACAACTTCTCTGGACCTCCAGGAGACAAAGAGAATGTAAGTAGCTGTAATGTGATCAGGCTTATTTTGAAGGATGCATTTCTATTAGCAGTTTGCGTCATGTACCTGGGAGTGTTATCATTGCTTAATATTCTTGTTGTGATCCTCTCTTGTAGACATAATGCATGGAAATCTTTACATAACTTCATCCACAGTCCATCGCCACGGATGAAAGCCAAGAGGTATTAAGTGAATTTGatcatgtttgttttgtcatgTCTTGTGTGATATATTATCTTTGAAACCTCCATAAATGATACAGCAAATAAAagcttccttctcctccctctgcaggCAGTCAACAACTGACACAAGCCTACAGGGAGAATCGCTGGAGACACTCCTTTCCCACAAAAGTAATTTCCATCTGCTTTCAAGCAATACAGGAATAATATCATGGCTGTTGACGGTATTTTTTGAAATGAAGTTATTCTTCTGTTATCTCTCCTCTGTACAAGGTGGACAAGCGGCGTTTCGGGACTTCCTGACGTCAGAGTTCTGTGAGGAGAACCTGGACTTCTGGCTCGAATGTGAAGAGTTCAAAACTCTGACCGATGCAGAGGAGCTAACCTGGAGAGCAACAAGTATTTATGAAGAGTTCGTCAGGCCTGAGTCCCCTAAAGAGGTAAAAACAAACTGTATGAGAGCATTTAATCAGCAGAGAATTTCAGTGTGACAAAACATATTTTAGTTTGCACACAGCAGAGTCGGAGTAAGTGTAATTGTCTGGAAAATTACtcacatgtgaaaataaatCAACTGAACTACAGTAACAAGTTACTTTCTGGTAATTATGCAAGTTGTTGCACAGATGTACATTAGATAAACCATAATATCTAAATAGAAACATCTTAATTATGCATTTCTGAGTATGATTCTACTGACAATTTGACTGATTGTCGATAGCTTTTGATCCATCCTTTATGCATCTTTTCAGATAAACTTGGATTTCTACACAAGAGATACCATCGCCCAGAATCTCCATCAACCAAGTGCATCGTGTTTTGCTGCGGCACAGAAGAAGATCTACAGCCTAATGGAGAATGATTGCTTCCCACGCTTCATTCAGTCTGACCAGTACAAAGACTTGTTTGATGCTACTCCTAAGCCAAGGAGCCTTGGGAAGCACCGCAAAGCCTTTAAGATGAAGAGCGCTGTAGATCCAATACAGTACGATTCGAAACCGGTCGGCCTGCTGAACGGCTTGAATCCCAGACACAGGGACTGAAACCACAGGTGTTGTTGGAATAAGGCGTTGCACCGCCATGGGGTCAGAGACTATTGATAGACGCTGTGCAGACACTTCCCCCTGCCACAAACGCCTCTTCACAAAGCAGTGACTATAATGTGGTATCAGACTGAAAGGCGGTGCCCGTCTCTGCAGTGGATCAAACCTAGGCAGCTGGGGCACAATGAACACTAGGCATCGCCAAGACTAGAATGCATGTTCTTTAATTCTGTGGTACTACTGGCGGAGTGAGACGACGTCTGCGTCTAATCTTGAATGTGAATCTTGAATGTGAATATAAATGAACCACCACAAGAGTAAATGCACATGTTTGCAGCAGGACTGTAACCTCTTTTTCAAGTTTGTATGTGGACAATATGTTTGAATGTATTCAAAGTATGTATGTATTCATCATGGAGCATCGTAATATAATGGTTTTGAGGCAATTCTATACTAACTGTTGAATTGTTGCTAAAGATCAAGAGAAGCAATAACTGCCAAGTTGTAAAATAGACAAAGATTCAAGGCTATCTGTGTCTCTCGTGTGTCAAAAACACAGCTTGCATCCTTACACATGATGTGCTACTGCCACCTGATGGAGTGCGGGAAAACCTATAGAGAAAATTCAATCTTGAGCAAATAGTCTCATTcaagttttgttttcatgtgatACTGACATGCTTCTTGGCCAGAGAGCAGCCTaagaaacaggtgaaactgcaatGCTGACACTCACCAGACAAACAGCAATGAAATTTAACCACCAGTAGTGCTGAATGAATTGGAATCATTGTCAACATCTTCTATAATTCCTGGTCAAATGACCATAAAACAACTCATTGTTTTATGTTAAATGAGGATTCTTAGATTAGGCTCAAAGAACCATTTGACTCTGACATGAAAAAGGGTAGTAAATATCCTTCAACATCAAGAATGAGTAGGCTATAACAGTTAGTGAGTAGGATGGAAAATAATCTCTTTGAAGTAGAAATCACAGTATGGCTAAAATTAACTCCTATGAGTCAATTTTCTCCGGAAACtcaaccacaaacaaacaactaaCTAACTGCACTGTCAGTCCCAGTATCAGTCCGTTTTAGagtgaaaaatgtcttcaactaaaatgaaataaacaagcAAAGCCAGCAGACAGGCAATTGCGGTGCAATTGCAATTTCAGGTTGGGCTTCTGAAGTCTACTGCTCCACTGCTGCATTTAATAGATTGAACAGCAATGTCCTCTGGTGGTGAGAGGAATAAGAAAAGCAGCTCTGGAGGCACTTGCATTATGCCCATTCAAACTGAGGGggcattttaaattaaatgagTCCTTTAATTGTGTTaccaaaaaaaatattattccTACAGTAATAGTGACATTGACTCTTTAACTTGACATCATAAAAAAGtccaaaattacaaaataagtAGATTTTGACATAAACAATTTCAGCTCAGGATCCAAATGATTAACGTAAGTCTTATCCATGGAGGCAGGCTCTTTAAAACCTATTACTGCACTTACCATGTGGATCCAAGCCCAAAGAAATATTAATTTACTGGATGGCTAGGCTAGTCCTCACTAACTGAGAAATTGCCTGGTGTCAAAAATGAAACAGTGAGCCTTCAAACTTTGTGGGCATTAGGGGAACTGAGTCAGCATACACTCTTTGTTCAatgtattcatttgtttttatggttttatgtttttttatgaatgaagttaaCTGCTCAGTTCTTACTGTGCAACATATTTGGGTTATTCCTACTCTTCGGGGGGAGTTTCTGCTGCTCAGGCAGTCTGTTTTAAAGGCAAACTGTGTAGATTGTTTGGATCGGTACTTTACTACTCGATGACTTGATCCAAATGGATTTTCCCCCAATAATTTACACTGAGGCACTCCATTGTCATGGCCTGGGtgtaaaatataaagaaaaggGACTTGGACTAGTATAGGATTCATACAGATCAGGAAAAGGACACAGTCTGGACACAATGAGAACAGGTACCAGTAGGTTTAGTGGCCTAACACAATAACTTATTTGCAACTACGCTGGCTTCATATAGCCTAAGTACTCATAACAATGTCATAAGTCACTATCCCATTTTAGTACATAGTTTACATAAGAGTTTTTACTTATCAACAAATAATCACCATCAGTAATTAACATAATTTATATTCAAAAGTATTTATGGACTCCTCAAAGTGCTGGCTTATGACTCGGCAGCACCATCAAACCATCAACTTCAGAATTCATAAAAACTGAATTATCTCTCAACAGACTGAGTAAGCAGTTGAATGAACTTATCAGATCATCACACTGTTATGGGTGGCACCAGGTGGAGATGTGCATGGGGTTAGTCTGCCTGTTCATGAGTGAATTGAGGGGTCAAAAGCAAATCTGAATATTTTATACTATCAGTAAAAGCAAATTAAGATGAATCATGATAATAAACAGTTGGCCAGTGGCCAAAATCCTGTTGGACGTGGTGGCAGTGTGTTACTGATTGAGGAGGGGGGCACTCACTCTATCCCAGCATCCACCTCGCCCGCCTGGCTGTCTCTCATCGTCGGATTCCAGAGGGGACGCCTTTACATCAACATCACAAACTTGAGTCCTGTGCACGTATATTGCGGTAAGTTTGATTACAATACGACATGAGAATACTATATTATTGATGATAGTCAAATGTGTTGATCATACCGCTAAATGTACGTTGGCAGAAAGCGAACACATTTTAGCTAAGGTTAGGGCACATAACTAGCCAGCTGCCCATCCCAGACAGAGACCGCATCAGCCTCCCAGTTAGGGAAGACGAGGATGTGGCTCTTGTTGGTTTGTGGTTTATGGATAGCAACCATCCAGCTACACATCTCTACTGACTAACGTTAAGAGAAGGCTGGATATTTTTGCTAGACGACTATCTAGCTAATATTAATGTTACAATCAGCTAAGCTAGTTGGCTAAGTTACTTCGCTTCTGCATTGCTCAGATTGTCTTTGATTTGCTGAAGCTAGCGTTTCGTTAGCAAACCTGAACTGCTAGCTAACTAAGGTTAAGTTA
Protein-coding sequences here:
- the LOC139926083 gene encoding regulator of G-protein signaling 21-like, which gives rise to MNMFCKTTSLDLQETKRIHNAWKSLHNFIHSPSPRMKAKRQSTTDTSLQGESLETLLSHKSGQAAFRDFLTSEFCEENLDFWLECEEFKTLTDAEELTWRATSIYEEFVRPESPKEINLDFYTRDTIAQNLHQPSASCFAAAQKKIYSLMENDCFPRFIQSDQYKDLFDATPKPRSLGKHRKAFKMKSAVDPIQYDSKPVGLLNGLNPRHRD